One genomic window of Nitrososphaera sp. includes the following:
- a CDS encoding mechanosensitive ion channel domain-containing protein, producing the protein MAMDLVTYLPLLSIVFSSMGVSFVFKDYIADLIATMVMKYNRDIRIGNRIKVSIIPGVVKGDVMDIGILRTTVMEVGDGERLPSVRTGRLIKIPNYLILSNAVMIYGDTIIDEVVSYVPRPFPDSTLLIQSMRQAIISNGHGLIDIGLYQTKDDKLAIHGVFETKTSEMGDQRSKILLDYLTLSRQFARPENAEASLSEEPAVHDNVTIPLQNIERNP; encoded by the coding sequence ATGGCAATGGATCTTGTCACGTACCTCCCACTGCTGAGTATCGTGTTCAGCTCGATGGGCGTCTCGTTCGTGTTCAAGGACTATATCGCGGACCTCATTGCCACTATGGTCATGAAGTACAACCGCGACATCAGGATAGGAAACAGGATCAAGGTCTCTATTATTCCCGGGGTGGTCAAGGGCGATGTGATGGACATCGGCATATTGCGGACCACGGTGATGGAGGTAGGCGACGGCGAGCGCCTCCCGTCGGTGAGGACCGGACGGCTAATTAAGATTCCAAACTACCTGATCCTTAGCAACGCGGTTATGATTTACGGCGACACAATAATCGACGAGGTTGTGTCCTACGTGCCAAGGCCTTTTCCGGATTCCACTCTTCTGATACAGAGCATGAGGCAGGCGATAATCTCAAACGGGCACGGGTTGATTGACATCGGGCTGTACCAGACAAAGGATGACAAGCTTGCCATTCACGGGGTTTTTGAGACCAAGACAAGCGAGATGGGCGACCAGCGAAGCAAGATTCTGCTGGACTATTTGACTCTGAGCAGGCAGTTTGCCCGGCCTGAAAATGCAGAAGCTTCTTTATCGGAAGAGCCTGCTGTGCATGATAACGTGACTATTCCGCTGCAAAACATAGAGCGGAACCCTTAA
- a CDS encoding nicotinamide-nucleotide adenylyltransferase → MLGRFQPFHNGHLALAQQILAECDELIIGIGSAQFNFIEKDPFTAGERMAMIHNSLAHAGADLNRCYIVPFPNDENNARWLAHIRSLMPPFHVVYSGNEFVQLLVSEQGSEIEVRQPRFVRMEEYNGTNIRQLMADGKPWKTLVPEAVAEIIEQVRGVERIQMISRSDSVPHKW, encoded by the coding sequence ATGCTTGGCCGGTTCCAGCCCTTCCACAACGGCCATCTGGCGCTTGCGCAGCAGATACTCGCCGAGTGTGACGAGCTGATAATCGGCATCGGGAGCGCGCAGTTCAACTTTATCGAAAAGGATCCGTTCACCGCCGGCGAGAGGATGGCAATGATACACAACTCGCTCGCCCATGCAGGTGCCGACCTTAACCGCTGCTACATCGTGCCGTTTCCAAACGACGAGAACAATGCGCGCTGGCTTGCGCACATCAGGTCTCTCATGCCGCCGTTCCATGTGGTTTATTCGGGAAACGAGTTTGTCCAGCTGCTTGTAAGCGAGCAGGGCTCTGAAATTGAGGTGCGGCAGCCAAGGTTTGTGAGAATGGAGGAATACAATGGCACGAACATCCGCCAGCTGATGGCCGACGGCAAGCCCTGGAAAACCCTGGTGCCGGAGGCAGTCGCAGAGATAATCGAGCAGGTCAGGGGCGTTGAGAGGATACAGATGATAAGCCGATCCGACAGCGTGCCTCACAAGTGGTAG
- the metG gene encoding methionine--tRNA ligase, translating to MPETIKSAVVTSALPYANGEIHLGHVASTYLPADIFTRYSRLKGREIYHICATDDFGTPILVKAEKENKSPQDYVKSWNVRDHEDFTSLGISFDYFGSTSDPDNVKFVQYVFSKLFKNGHIYDKPVIQYYCEYDDKYLPDRYVIGTCPYCGAPNQYSDLCESCGRVPEKILEPRCAICSRPPVKRESKHYFFRLSSFSDKLRDWLQSNEHLQPEVKNYVINWINEGLQDWDITRDLSWGVPIPLEEAKGKVLYGWFDNHLCYISTLAKQVSTTGKDGKQYWNSSEIYHFIGKDIVYHHYLFLPAMRIGIDEEYRLPDYIPTRGHLMLQNQKISKSRNWYIGLKDFLSQFSADYLRYYIASVVTYSQDDLNFDFDVFYEKINNELIANVGNFVNRALSFTARTFGAKVPEPGEFGPEDRKQLEAPSKVVVEAGNLLERNEIDKALKAIMAYSAGLNQYFQGKSPWSNKETAAATLYVSVNASRSLAILLEPYIPFAAEKIWQQLGLEGSVHGQKWESAGKMDAVKPGHTLGRIEPVFRKIEAKEIEQWKAKLGKR from the coding sequence ATGCCGGAGACGATCAAGAGCGCGGTTGTCACAAGCGCCCTTCCCTATGCAAACGGTGAGATACACCTCGGCCACGTGGCCTCGACCTACCTTCCGGCTGACATTTTTACAAGATATTCTAGGCTCAAGGGCAGAGAGATTTACCACATCTGCGCTACCGACGATTTCGGCACTCCTATTCTTGTGAAGGCAGAAAAGGAAAACAAGTCCCCGCAAGACTATGTAAAATCGTGGAATGTGCGGGACCACGAGGACTTTACCTCGCTTGGCATATCGTTTGACTATTTTGGAAGCACCAGCGACCCGGACAACGTCAAGTTCGTGCAGTACGTTTTTTCCAAACTGTTCAAAAACGGCCACATCTACGACAAGCCGGTAATCCAGTACTATTGCGAGTACGACGACAAGTACTTGCCGGACAGGTACGTAATTGGCACGTGCCCGTACTGCGGCGCCCCAAACCAATACTCTGACCTTTGCGAGAGCTGCGGCAGGGTGCCGGAGAAAATCCTCGAGCCTCGATGCGCAATATGCTCAAGGCCGCCTGTCAAGCGCGAAAGCAAGCACTACTTTTTCAGGCTGTCGAGTTTTTCAGACAAGCTGCGGGACTGGCTCCAGTCAAACGAGCACCTGCAGCCCGAAGTAAAGAACTATGTCATTAACTGGATAAACGAGGGGCTGCAGGACTGGGACATCACCCGGGACCTGTCGTGGGGCGTGCCGATACCGCTTGAAGAGGCAAAGGGCAAGGTTCTCTACGGCTGGTTTGACAACCACCTGTGCTACATCTCTACGCTTGCCAAGCAGGTCTCGACGACTGGCAAGGACGGCAAGCAGTACTGGAACAGTTCAGAAATCTACCACTTTATCGGAAAGGACATCGTTTACCATCACTATCTCTTTCTGCCAGCAATGAGGATCGGAATTGACGAGGAATACAGGCTTCCTGACTATATTCCAACGAGGGGTCACCTGATGCTCCAGAACCAGAAGATATCAAAAAGCAGGAACTGGTACATCGGCCTTAAGGACTTTCTATCGCAGTTCAGCGCCGACTATTTGCGCTACTACATCGCGTCGGTGGTAACATACTCGCAGGACGACCTCAACTTTGACTTTGACGTGTTTTATGAAAAAATAAACAACGAGCTTATCGCGAACGTTGGGAATTTTGTAAACAGGGCGCTCTCCTTTACTGCCAGGACGTTTGGCGCCAAGGTGCCGGAGCCCGGCGAGTTTGGACCGGAAGACCGAAAGCAGCTCGAGGCCCCATCGAAAGTGGTAGTGGAGGCAGGCAACCTGCTGGAAAGAAACGAGATAGACAAGGCCCTCAAGGCTATCATGGCATACAGCGCAGGCCTGAACCAGTATTTTCAGGGCAAGTCGCCATGGTCGAACAAGGAAACCGCGGCGGCGACTCTGTACGTGTCGGTCAATGCCTCCCGCTCTCTCGCGATATTGCTTGAACCTTACATTCCCTTTGCAGCTGAAAAGATCTGGCAGCAGCTGGGCCTTGAGGGCAGCGTGCACGGGCAGAAGTGGGAATCTGCAGGCAAGATGGATGCCGTCAAGCCAGGCCATACTCTTGGCAGGATAGAGCCGGTGTTTCGCAAGATAGAGGCAAAGGAAATAGAGCAGTGGAAGGCAAAGCTAGGCAAGAGGTAG